One genomic window of Mucilaginibacter sp. SJ includes the following:
- a CDS encoding mandelate racemase/muconate lactonizing enzyme family protein, translating into MTITHTEIYRFSIPMEPFTIATGTLSHAQNVFIRVHTDAGFYGVGECSAFPMIVGETQDTCLIMAREFARLWKGKDALDIEARLGELHSFTAGNTTIKSAFDNALFDIAAKNAGLPLYQFLGGEKRVVESDITIGIAGHHTMALKALDFKASGANILKVKLGKNVVEDVERIKQIREAVGPGMKIRIDANQGWTFNEAVFALQSIAQYDIEFCEQPMRTWYDDRLPELMQQSPVKIMADESVYNHHDARKQINAGACHYINIKMAKSGGIYEAKKIHDVAASYGIPCMMGGMLESRIALSAKLHFVYASPNIRFYDMDTCKLGHLVDPCVGGAIYDGYHLTIDNAPGIGADADEAFLTDCERFTI; encoded by the coding sequence ATTACCATCACGCATACAGAGATCTACCGCTTCAGCATCCCGATGGAGCCGTTTACCATTGCCACCGGAACTTTATCTCACGCCCAAAATGTTTTTATCCGTGTACATACCGATGCCGGTTTTTACGGTGTGGGAGAATGCTCGGCTTTCCCGATGATTGTTGGCGAAACACAGGATACCTGCCTGATTATGGCACGTGAGTTCGCCCGCTTATGGAAAGGCAAAGATGCGCTTGATATCGAAGCCCGGCTTGGCGAACTGCACAGTTTTACTGCCGGTAATACCACCATAAAAAGCGCCTTTGATAATGCACTGTTTGATATCGCTGCTAAAAACGCGGGCCTGCCATTATACCAGTTTTTGGGTGGCGAAAAACGTGTTGTTGAATCAGATATTACAATAGGTATCGCCGGGCATCATACCATGGCTTTAAAAGCGCTTGATTTTAAGGCCTCCGGTGCAAATATATTAAAGGTGAAGCTGGGCAAAAATGTAGTGGAAGATGTAGAGCGCATCAAACAGATCCGTGAAGCTGTTGGCCCGGGTATGAAGATCCGTATTGATGCCAACCAGGGCTGGACTTTTAACGAAGCCGTTTTCGCCTTGCAGTCAATTGCGCAATATGATATTGAATTTTGCGAGCAGCCTATGCGTACCTGGTATGACGACCGGTTACCCGAATTGATGCAGCAATCGCCGGTTAAGATCATGGCCGACGAAAGTGTATATAATCATCATGATGCCCGCAAACAGATCAACGCCGGGGCTTGCCATTATATCAATATTAAAATGGCCAAGTCGGGCGGTATTTATGAAGCTAAAAAGATTCATGACGTTGCTGCTTCATACGGGATACCTTGTATGATGGGAGGGATGCTGGAAAGCCGGATAGCATTAAGCGCCAAATTACACTTTGTATATGCCAGTCCAAATATCCGGTTTTATGATATGGATACCTGTAAATTGGGGCATTTGGTTGACCCGTGCGTTGGCGGCGCTATATATGATGGATATCATTTAACCATCGACAACGCGCCAGGCATCGGCGCCGATGCCGATGAAGCATTCCTGACCGATTGCGAACGATTTACTATTTAA
- a CDS encoding ArnT family glycosyltransferase, whose translation MPYKNRKSTYVYFVLIFVFIKVVLNLFAISHFGFHRDEFLHLVLADHLDWGYKEVPPFIAILAKISITCFGNSVFAARLFPTLFGGLIVLLTGLIVIEFGGKKFAITLACLSLIFAPAFAASDYLFQPVVFDQFWWVLTVWLLVKYLNTTDVRYLYWLGAAVGFGVLTKYTMLFFAASLVIGILISKQRKLLFNKHILGAALITIVIVLPNLIWQITHHMPVFTHMKALREQQLDYITPTDFIKQQLLVNGVALFVWLNGLAFLIFSFRLRNFQFLALAYALIFFFLLMMDGKSYYIFGAYPMLFAAGAFGFERLLKTTGYVLRTALVILFTLPNALLLPILLPILPMDQTLAFFRFADKHLPAARFSMTWEDGKKHATTQDYADMLGWDDMAALVDKAYKSLNPEDQKQTMVYADNYGEAGAIHHYRKQYGYPDVISLNSSFTLWAPDSLKSKYLIYVDENGGKNIKEFVEGKMIGSFTKVGEVTNPLAREKGTAVFIITPNYRLNERYSPELAKKRLE comes from the coding sequence ATGCCTTACAAAAACCGGAAATCTACCTACGTTTATTTTGTACTGATATTTGTATTTATTAAAGTTGTTCTTAATCTTTTCGCGATATCGCATTTTGGTTTTCACAGGGATGAGTTTTTGCACCTTGTGCTGGCCGACCACCTGGATTGGGGATACAAGGAAGTACCGCCGTTTATAGCCATATTGGCAAAAATTTCTATAACTTGTTTTGGCAACTCGGTTTTTGCGGCGCGATTATTCCCTACCCTGTTTGGTGGGCTCATTGTGCTGCTTACCGGCCTCATCGTCATTGAATTTGGCGGAAAGAAGTTTGCCATAACTCTTGCCTGTTTATCGCTCATTTTTGCGCCTGCCTTTGCAGCAAGTGACTATCTTTTTCAGCCTGTAGTATTCGATCAGTTTTGGTGGGTATTAACGGTTTGGCTGCTCGTAAAATACCTCAACACTACCGATGTAAGGTACCTGTACTGGCTTGGCGCAGCCGTCGGCTTTGGCGTACTTACTAAGTACACTATGCTGTTTTTCGCCGCCTCGTTGGTTATCGGTATCCTTATCAGCAAACAACGTAAATTACTGTTCAATAAGCATATTCTCGGCGCTGCCTTGATAACAATAGTTATCGTACTGCCTAACCTCATCTGGCAAATAACGCACCACATGCCTGTATTTACGCATATGAAAGCTCTGCGCGAGCAGCAGTTGGATTACATTACCCCAACCGACTTTATTAAACAGCAATTACTGGTCAACGGCGTAGCGTTATTTGTATGGCTTAACGGACTGGCGTTCCTGATATTTTCATTCAGGCTGCGTAATTTCCAGTTTCTGGCATTGGCTTATGCGCTCATCTTCTTTTTTTTATTGATGATGGATGGCAAAAGCTATTATATATTTGGCGCCTACCCCATGCTGTTTGCGGCAGGCGCCTTTGGTTTTGAGCGTTTATTAAAAACCACCGGCTATGTTTTGCGTACTGCCCTGGTAATATTGTTTACGTTGCCCAATGCTTTGTTACTGCCAATTTTATTGCCCATTTTACCAATGGACCAAACCCTGGCATTTTTTCGGTTTGCCGATAAACACCTCCCAGCTGCCCGTTTTTCGATGACCTGGGAAGATGGAAAGAAGCACGCTACCACACAGGATTATGCCGACATGCTTGGATGGGATGATATGGCGGCATTGGTTGATAAAGCTTACAAAAGCTTAAACCCTGAAGATCAAAAACAGACTATGGTTTATGCCGATAACTACGGTGAAGCCGGTGCAATCCACCATTACCGCAAGCAATACGGCTATCCCGATGTAATATCACTGAACAGCAGCTTTACCCTTTGGGCACCAGATAGCCTCAAAAGCAAATACCTGATTTATGTAGATGAAAACGGCGGAAAAAATATTAAGGAATTTGTGGAAGGGAAAATGATAGGCAGTTTTACGAAAGTAGGCGAAGTAACTAATCCGCTTGCGCGCGAAAAAGGCACGGCTGTGTTTATTATCACGCCAAATTATCGGTTAAATGAACGGTATTCTCCTGAGTTAGCGAAGAAGAGGTTGGAGTAA
- a CDS encoding cystathionine beta-synthase translates to MWYNNILDTIGNTPLVKLNKVAKDIPATVLAKIETTNPGNSIKDRMALKMIEDAEKSGKLKPGGTIIEGTSGNTGMGLAIAAVIKGYKCIFTSTDKQSKEKFDALRAFGAEVIVCPTNVEPEDPRSYYSVSSRLEREVPNSWKPNQYDNLSNSQAHYESTGPEIWEQTEGKITHLIAGVGTGGTISGIARYLKEKNPAIQVLGIDTYGSVFKKYKETGVFDKNEIYPYITEGIGEDFLPQNVDFSLIDHFEKVTDKDAALMTREIARKEGIFSGNSTGSAVAGLLQMKDKFKEGDVVVIIFPDHGTRYLGKMYNDDWLRDRGFLKDEKLTARDIISKKDVQEIITIDCEKSVLEAINTIKSLNISQIPVTQKGMVIGKITESDILDSLIENPSIKSQPIKNITTAPFPFVDLNTSIDRISAMINKDNIAVLVEDGQGKIEIITQYDIINAISA, encoded by the coding sequence ATGTGGTACAACAACATACTCGATACCATTGGCAATACGCCGCTGGTAAAACTGAATAAAGTAGCAAAGGACATCCCTGCTACCGTTTTAGCCAAGATAGAGACAACCAACCCCGGCAACTCCATAAAAGACCGTATGGCCCTTAAAATGATTGAGGACGCCGAAAAAAGCGGCAAACTAAAGCCCGGCGGAACCATTATTGAAGGCACATCGGGCAATACCGGTATGGGCCTGGCAATTGCAGCTGTGATAAAAGGCTACAAGTGTATTTTTACCAGCACCGATAAACAATCAAAAGAAAAATTTGATGCATTGCGCGCCTTTGGTGCCGAGGTAATTGTTTGTCCAACCAATGTAGAACCAGAAGACCCGCGTTCGTACTATTCGGTATCATCACGGCTTGAGCGGGAAGTCCCTAACTCATGGAAGCCCAATCAGTATGATAACCTGAGCAACTCGCAGGCGCACTATGAAAGCACTGGTCCCGAAATTTGGGAGCAAACTGAGGGCAAGATCACGCACCTTATTGCAGGTGTTGGCACCGGTGGTACTATCTCGGGCATCGCCCGTTATCTGAAAGAGAAGAACCCTGCTATCCAGGTTTTGGGTATTGACACTTACGGGTCTGTATTTAAAAAATACAAAGAGACAGGTGTTTTTGATAAAAACGAGATCTATCCATATATCACCGAAGGTATCGGCGAAGATTTCCTACCGCAAAACGTTGATTTTAGCCTGATAGATCATTTTGAGAAGGTGACAGATAAGGACGCTGCCCTCATGACCCGCGAAATTGCCCGTAAGGAAGGCATCTTCTCCGGCAACTCAACCGGCTCAGCCGTGGCGGGCTTGCTGCAGATGAAGGATAAGTTTAAAGAGGGCGATGTTGTAGTGATCATCTTCCCGGACCATGGTACCCGCTATCTTGGTAAAATGTACAACGACGACTGGCTGCGCGACCGCGGTTTCCTGAAAGACGAGAAACTTACCGCCCGCGATATCATCAGCAAAAAAGATGTACAGGAGATCATCACTATTGATTGCGAAAAGAGCGTATTAGAAGCCATCAACACCATTAAATCGCTCAATATTTCACAGATCCCGGTTACACAAAAAGGTATGGTAATTGGTAAGATCACCGAAAGCGATATTCTTGATTCACTAATCGAAAACCCATCCATCAAATCGCAGCCGATCAAGAACATTACCACAGCTCCGTTCCCCTTTGTTGATCTGAATACTTCGATAGACAGGATCTCGGCCATGATCAATAAAGACAACATTGCTGTATTGGTTGAAGACGGGCAGGGTAAAATTGAGATCATTACCCAGTATGATATTATAAACGCCATTTCGGCCTGA
- the murA gene encoding UDP-N-acetylglucosamine 1-carboxyvinyltransferase: protein MTNAFVINGGKPLKGEITPQGAKNEALQVISAVLLTEEKVTISNIPDIKDVNKLIELLGDMGVIVERINEHTYTFEAKDINQDFFLSETFKSKGGGLRGSIMIVGPLLARFGKASIPKPGGDKIGRRRLDTHFLGFEKLGAQFNYNPENGFFNVDASNLQGTYILLDEASVTGTANVVMAAVLAKGTTTIYNAACEPYLQQLCKMLSRMGAKISGIGSNLLTIEGVEKLGGTEHRLLPDMIEIGSFIGLAAMTGSEITIKDVQYKELGMIPDVFRRLGIKLELRGDDIFIPAQEHYEIETFIDGSIMTIADAPWPGFTPDLLSIVLVVAIQAKGSVLIHQKMFESRLFFVDKLLDMGAQIILCDPHRATVIGLDNQVKLRGISMTSPDIRAGVSLLIAALSAQGQSTIYNIEQIERGYQHIDTRLKALGADITRI, encoded by the coding sequence ATGACTAACGCATTTGTAATAAATGGCGGCAAACCGCTAAAAGGTGAAATAACCCCTCAGGGTGCAAAAAACGAGGCTTTACAGGTTATATCTGCTGTATTGCTTACCGAAGAAAAAGTAACCATCAGTAACATCCCCGATATTAAGGATGTAAACAAACTGATAGAGCTGCTTGGCGATATGGGCGTTATTGTTGAACGTATTAACGAGCATACTTACACCTTTGAGGCCAAAGACATCAACCAGGATTTTTTCTTGTCTGAAACTTTTAAATCAAAGGGTGGCGGCTTACGTGGTTCTATCATGATAGTTGGCCCCTTGCTGGCTCGCTTTGGTAAGGCATCCATTCCTAAGCCAGGTGGAGACAAAATCGGTCGCCGCAGGTTGGATACCCACTTCCTGGGTTTTGAAAAACTCGGCGCACAGTTTAACTACAATCCCGAAAATGGTTTCTTTAATGTAGATGCCTCCAACCTGCAAGGTACTTATATCCTGCTGGACGAAGCTTCTGTAACAGGAACGGCCAACGTGGTAATGGCCGCGGTATTAGCCAAAGGCACTACTACTATTTACAACGCCGCCTGCGAGCCTTACCTGCAGCAGCTTTGTAAAATGCTGAGCCGTATGGGTGCTAAGATCAGCGGTATTGGCTCAAACCTGTTAACTATTGAAGGTGTTGAAAAATTAGGCGGTACAGAGCACCGTTTATTGCCCGATATGATTGAGATTGGTTCATTTATCGGCCTTGCAGCCATGACAGGCTCCGAGATTACCATTAAAGATGTTCAATACAAAGAATTGGGCATGATCCCCGACGTTTTCAGGCGTTTGGGCATTAAACTGGAGCTTAGAGGTGATGATATTTTTATTCCTGCCCAAGAACATTACGAAATAGAAACTTTTATCGACGGCAGTATCATGACCATTGCCGATGCACCCTGGCCCGGCTTCACCCCCGACTTATTAAGTATAGTGCTGGTTGTAGCTATCCAGGCCAAAGGCTCGGTACTGATCCATCAAAAAATGTTTGAAAGCCGCTTATTCTTTGTAGATAAACTGTTGGATATGGGTGCGCAGATCATCCTTTGTGATCCGCACCGTGCTACGGTTATCGGTTTGGATAACCAGGTTAAATTGCGTGGCATTTCCATGACCTCGCCAGATATCCGCGCCGGGGTTTCCTTATTGATCGCAGCACTATCTGCGCAAGGCCAGTCAACCATTTACAATATTGAACAAATTGAACGCGGCTATCAGCACATCGATACCAGGCTTAAAGCTTTGGGGGCGGATATAACCCGTATTTAA
- a CDS encoding DUF4290 domain-containing protein, whose amino-acid sequence MAKENTPANFDYNSTRNKLILSEYGRNVQNMVKYIVALPTKEERNRYAQVVIDLMGFLNPHLRDVADFKHKLWDHLHIISDYQIDVDSPYPKPSPDAVHIKPAPLNYPHQRIKYKHYGKTIELMIEKAKAIEEPERKRHMIQAIANFMKMAYVQWNKDSVSDESILSDLYALSGGTLKLEENINLNRVDFRPNNFQQNNTNNNNRGRNNNQNNQNRGGGSGGRQNNNQNRNNNQNRNRNNGGAKKY is encoded by the coding sequence ATGGCTAAAGAAAACACGCCTGCAAATTTTGATTATAACTCAACCAGGAATAAACTGATCCTGTCTGAATATGGCCGTAACGTACAAAATATGGTTAAATATATTGTAGCGCTGCCAACCAAAGAAGAACGCAACCGGTACGCACAGGTAGTTATTGACCTGATGGGTTTCCTTAATCCCCACCTGCGCGATGTAGCCGATTTTAAACACAAACTGTGGGACCACCTGCACATCATATCTGATTACCAGATTGATGTGGATTCACCTTATCCCAAACCATCACCGGATGCCGTACATATTAAGCCCGCGCCATTAAATTACCCTCATCAGCGTATCAAATACAAACACTATGGCAAAACCATTGAGCTGATGATTGAAAAGGCCAAAGCCATAGAGGAGCCGGAACGCAAACGCCACATGATCCAGGCCATAGCCAATTTCATGAAAATGGCTTATGTGCAATGGAACAAAGACTCGGTGAGCGACGAAAGCATCCTGTCAGATCTATATGCTTTATCGGGCGGTACATTGAAACTGGAAGAGAACATCAACCTTAACCGTGTTGATTTCCGCCCCAATAACTTTCAGCAAAACAATACCAATAATAACAACCGCGGCCGCAACAATAATCAAAACAATCAAAATCGCGGCGGTGGTAGTGGCGGCAGGCAAAACAATAACCAAAACCGTAACAACAACCAAAACCGCAACCGTAACAACGGCGGCGCAAAAAAATATTAA